A single window of Streptomyces cathayae DNA harbors:
- a CDS encoding HIT domain-containing protein → MAGEPQDDCLFCKIVAGQVPSTIVRETETTVAFRDINPQAPTHVLVIPKAHHKDAAALAVAAPEVAADVLREAQAVADQEQLESHRVVFNTGSGAGQTVWHAHAHVLGGRGLEWPPG, encoded by the coding sequence ATGGCAGGGGAACCGCAGGACGACTGCCTGTTCTGCAAGATCGTCGCCGGGCAGGTCCCGTCGACGATCGTCCGCGAGACGGAGACGACCGTCGCGTTCCGCGACATAAACCCGCAGGCACCGACGCACGTCCTGGTCATCCCGAAGGCGCACCACAAGGACGCGGCGGCCCTGGCCGTGGCCGCTCCCGAGGTCGCGGCGGACGTCCTGCGCGAGGCCCAGGCCGTCGCGGACCAGGAGCAGTTGGAGAGCCACCGCGTCGTCTTCAACACCGGCAGCGGCGCCGGACAGACCGTCTGGCACGCGCACGCCCACGTCCTGGGCGGCCGCGGTCTCGAGTGGCCCCCCGGATAG